In one window of Ruminococcus albus AD2013 DNA:
- a CDS encoding RNA polymerase sigma factor, with protein MTDEQKDLEYVMEKYGRTINGLIASMLGSPSERDDIFQEVFLLYYTKELHFEDEGARRSWLIRTAVNLCRSANRSPWFKLRNGEEFDADTLISPEENSGESELWQAVCRLKEKYRLPLYLHYFEEIPIMDIAKVMNLSEGAVKMRLKRAREKLKAVLENSSNKTETEAEANERKQKYLIDQTKA; from the coding sequence ATGACCGATGAACAAAAAGATCTGGAATACGTGATGGAGAAATACGGACGAACGATCAACGGTCTAATAGCCTCGATGCTCGGCTCTCCATCAGAGCGTGATGACATCTTTCAGGAGGTATTCCTGCTATACTATACAAAGGAGCTTCATTTCGAGGACGAAGGTGCAAGACGGTCGTGGTTGATACGTACTGCGGTAAATCTTTGTCGGTCGGCTAACCGCTCGCCGTGGTTCAAATTACGAAACGGCGAGGAGTTCGACGCAGATACATTAATATCACCCGAAGAAAACAGCGGAGAAAGCGAACTCTGGCAGGCAGTGTGCAGGTTAAAAGAGAAATACCGCCTTCCGCTGTATCTCCATTACTTTGAGGAGATCCCGATAATGGATATCGCAAAGGTGATGAATCTGAGCGAAGGCGCAGTAAAAATGCGGCTGAAGCGTGCAAGAGAAAAACTTAAAGCTGTGCTTGAAAACAGCAGTAACAAAACAGAAACGGAGGCGGAAGCTAATGAAAGAAAACAAAAATATCTTATCGATCAAACAAAGGCTTGA
- a CDS encoding GntR family transcriptional regulator: MNINISNSSGEPIYLQIANQIKTLILEGKLGEGEALPSMRLLATELRISFMTTKRAYEELERDGFIESYTGRGSFVKSQNLEIYREEQIKRVESLLMEAGDTARKAGITMEELHELLDLVNGGE, translated from the coding sequence ATGAATATAAACATCAGCAACTCATCAGGTGAACCTATCTATTTGCAGATAGCGAACCAGATCAAGACGCTGATACTTGAAGGGAAACTGGGAGAGGGTGAAGCGTTGCCATCAATGCGGCTCCTCGCTACGGAACTTCGTATCAGCTTCATGACGACAAAGCGAGCCTACGAGGAACTTGAACGGGACGGCTTTATCGAGTCGTATACGGGCAGAGGCTCTTTTGTAAAATCACAGAATTTAGAGATATATCGTGAGGAGCAGATCAAACGTGTAGAATCACTGCTTATGGAGGCAGGAGATACAGCTCGTAAGGCAGGTATCACGATGGAGGAGCTACACGAGCTTCTTGACCTTGTAAATGGAGGAGAATAA
- a CDS encoding ABC transporter ATP-binding protein — MNEYENAIELRGVNKTYKDFGLENVSFIVPKGCIMGFIGQNGAGKTTNIRSMLNITKINSGEISLLGLDHVQNEAEIKKRIAVVFDDLPFHDMFTPKDIAKILEGMYPEWNNNVYSDYLNRFELPYKKKIGKFSKGMKMKLQIACALSHNAELLIMDEATAGLDPVVRDEILHIFMEYLQDGERSILMSSHITSDLEKIADMVTFIDKGRILLTGYKDEIIERHGIIKCGYDKLTTIDPDDIVSIRTNNFGAEVMVNNKEQALSKYSDCIIDPANIDDIMLFYVHRYDKEWLR; from the coding sequence ATGAATGAATATGAAAACGCCATAGAGTTACGCGGCGTAAACAAGACTTATAAGGACTTTGGTCTGGAAAATGTCAGCTTTATAGTTCCCAAAGGCTGCATCATGGGCTTTATAGGGCAGAACGGTGCAGGCAAGACCACTAATATACGCAGTATGCTGAATATCACTAAGATAAACAGCGGAGAGATAAGTCTGCTGGGGCTTGACCATGTACAGAACGAAGCAGAGATCAAAAAGCGTATCGCTGTTGTATTTGACGATCTGCCATTTCACGATATGTTCACACCCAAGGATATAGCGAAAATACTTGAGGGTATGTATCCCGAATGGAACAATAATGTATATTCAGATTATTTAAATCGTTTTGAACTGCCTTACAAGAAGAAGATAGGAAAGTTTTCCAAGGGTATGAAAATGAAACTGCAGATAGCCTGTGCACTGTCACATAATGCAGAACTGCTCATAATGGACGAAGCAACAGCAGGTCTTGATCCTGTAGTTCGTGATGAGATACTTCACATTTTTATGGAATATCTTCAGGACGGTGAGCGTTCTATCCTTATGTCATCGCATATCACTTCTGATCTTGAAAAGATAGCTGATATGGTCACATTCATAGATAAGGGCAGGATACTACTCACAGGCTACAAAGACGAGATCATCGAGCGACATGGTATCATAAAGTGCGGCTACGATAAACTGACAACGATAGATCCTGATGATATCGTCAGCATCCGTACTAATAACTTTGGCGCGGAGGTAATGGTGAATAATAAAGAGCAGGCTCTCAGCAAGTACAGTGACTGCATTATAGATCCTGCTAATATTGATGATATAATGCTGTTCTATGTTCATCGTTATGATAAGGAGTGGTTAAGATGA
- a CDS encoding ABC-2 transporter permease codes for MKGLVYKEWKQNYRFILSMILCALAPFIIVLILEGEGSAMVSIIGLIIGFIVAGLLQVMVLDGDDRKMWSYWVSSTADGYRGFLRNKYIMIFGMIALFLLSLLIFDTGYRKYLSYAEQIDFYKIMGVALPLSILQLFLRAIDIPFYYLFGKKIGSVVKSIIMSIGAIILVMFLIVYSDSMDKLFDFGKSLIDSKYITLSVMILINLVVYYLSYRLSCLVYLKGAEHYDH; via the coding sequence ATGAAAGGTCTTGTCTATAAGGAATGGAAACAGAACTATCGGTTCATTCTCTCCATGATACTTTGTGCCCTTGCACCTTTTATCATTGTGCTGATACTGGAGGGTGAAGGATCTGCTATGGTAAGCATCATCGGACTTATCATAGGATTTATTGTAGCAGGTTTATTGCAGGTGATGGTACTTGACGGTGATGACAGAAAAATGTGGAGTTACTGGGTATCATCAACAGCTGATGGTTACAGGGGTTTTCTGAGGAACAAATATATAATGATATTTGGTATGATCGCGCTGTTTTTGCTTTCTCTGCTGATCTTTGATACAGGTTATCGCAAATATCTCTCTTATGCAGAGCAAATAGATTTTTACAAGATCATGGGTGTCGCACTTCCGCTGAGCATTCTGCAGCTATTCCTTCGTGCGATAGATATTCCGTTTTATTATTTATTCGGCAAAAAGATCGGCAGTGTCGTAAAATCGATAATAATGTCAATAGGTGCTATTATTCTCGTTATGTTCCTCATTGTGTATTCAGATAGCATGGATAAATTATTTGATTTTGGTAAGAGTCTGATAGATTCTAAATACATAACGCTTTCTGTGATGATTTTGATAAACCTTGTTGTGTACTATCTGTCCTACCGATTGTCCTGTTTGGTGTATCTGAAAGGTGCAGAGCATTATGACCACTAG
- a CDS encoding 4Fe-4S dicluster domain-containing protein, which translates to MKNKRVFDTKVQYLKYKVLREVAREAWDDKLLEDLLDIPKKIVSGKTPTMRCCVYKERAIIAERVKMAMGGDKENPNVIEVIDIACDECPAAGYEVTDSCRGCLAHRCEDVCPRGAISFDHNHVAHIDKSKCIECGRCSKVCPYSAITNRVRPCQNACKIKAISINEDSVAAIDNKKCISCGACVYQCPFGAITDKSFILDVIDMIKKNSRDKKSKLYAVVAPSISSQFTYAKLGQVVSGLKKLGFHAVVEAALGADMVAYSESRELVEKGFLTSSCCPAFVAYVKSAFPELTEHISHNASPMAAIAKYIKEIEPSAKVVFIGPCTAKKAEAQLKNVRAYVDSVLTFEELQALFDSRDLDITQLEEEALDNASYFGRIFARSGGLSDAVAEAIKEQGIEDFELLPCSCDGIEECRAALMKKKRGVLNENFIEGMACIGGCIGGAGCLTHGEKNKAQVDAYGREALEKTISDAISVLKM; encoded by the coding sequence ATGAAAAACAAGAGAGTATTTGATACCAAGGTACAATATCTGAAATATAAGGTCCTGCGAGAGGTCGCAAGAGAGGCGTGGGATGATAAGCTGCTTGAAGATCTTCTGGATATCCCGAAGAAAATAGTATCAGGCAAGACTCCTACCATGCGCTGCTGTGTTTATAAAGAAAGAGCCATAATCGCCGAGCGTGTAAAGATGGCTATGGGCGGCGATAAGGAAAATCCCAATGTCATCGAAGTTATTGATATAGCCTGCGACGAATGTCCTGCGGCAGGATATGAGGTCACGGATTCATGCCGCGGCTGTCTTGCCCACCGTTGCGAGGATGTATGTCCCAGAGGGGCTATCTCCTTTGATCACAACCATGTGGCACATATCGACAAAAGCAAGTGTATAGAATGCGGCAGATGTTCCAAAGTCTGTCCCTATTCGGCGATAACCAACCGTGTGCGTCCTTGTCAGAATGCCTGTAAGATCAAGGCGATAAGCATAAATGAAGACAGCGTTGCAGCCATCGATAACAAGAAATGTATATCATGCGGTGCCTGTGTATACCAGTGTCCATTCGGAGCTATAACCGATAAATCCTTTATACTCGATGTTATCGACATGATAAAGAAAAACAGCCGCGATAAGAAGTCGAAACTTTATGCGGTAGTTGCGCCCTCGATATCCAGCCAGTTCACATACGCGAAGCTGGGACAGGTGGTATCAGGGCTGAAAAAGCTCGGATTCCATGCGGTAGTAGAAGCTGCACTTGGCGCTGATATGGTAGCATATTCCGAATCAAGAGAACTGGTAGAAAAAGGCTTTCTGACCAGTTCCTGCTGTCCTGCGTTTGTGGCATATGTTAAGTCTGCTTTTCCTGAACTTACAGAGCATATATCGCACAATGCATCACCGATGGCTGCGATTGCGAAATATATTAAGGAGATAGAGCCGTCTGCAAAGGTGGTATTCATAGGTCCGTGTACCGCTAAAAAAGCAGAAGCTCAGCTGAAGAATGTCAGAGCCTATGTTGATTCAGTGCTGACTTTTGAAGAACTCCAGGCACTTTTTGACAGCCGCGATCTTGACATTACACAGCTTGAAGAAGAAGCACTTGACAATGCTTCCTACTTCGGAAGAATTTTTGCACGCAGCGGCGGTCTATCTGATGCGGTCGCAGAGGCGATCAAGGAACAGGGGATAGAGGACTTTGAACTCCTGCCATGTTCCTGTGACGGCATCGAGGAATGCCGCGCGGCACTGATGAAGAAAAAACGCGGTGTGCTCAATGAGAATTTTATCGAAGGTATGGCTTGCATCGGAGGCTGTATTGGCGGCGCGGGCTGTCTTACTCACGGAGAGAAGAACAAAGCTCAGGTTGATGCTTACGGCAGAGAAGCTCTGGAAAAGACGATCTCTGATGCTATCTCGGTGCTTAAAATGTGA
- a CDS encoding SpoIIE family protein phosphatase: MNNLCADIGFKSINHVGEQLCGDHIDIVENDDSTVIVLADGLGSGVKASILSTLTSKIISTMLAAGLPLEDCVSTIAGTLPICSVRGVAYSTFTIIHIINNETAVLIQYDNPLSILIRNEKVYDYPKTEMNIGGKKIYRSEIRLQENDLIISMSDGCPHAGIGMAYNFGWKREDIASFMEMLAPVGYTAKTLSTILVDECDNLYGHEPGDDTTACVVRIRRRVPMNILFGPPSNKDDCDRMMSLFFSKEGKHIICGGTTSTIASRWLKKPLVASLSFEHSDVPPIATIEGVDLVTEGVITVNRVLEYAKDHIGENLLYEKWSHGRDGASLISRMLFEEATDINFYVGRAINPAHQNPDLPINFNIKMNLVQELSKALGKMGKRIKVSYF; this comes from the coding sequence ATGAATAACTTGTGTGCGGATATCGGATTCAAAAGCATAAATCATGTAGGTGAACAGCTGTGCGGAGATCATATCGATATCGTTGAGAATGATGATTCCACAGTTATAGTTCTTGCAGATGGTCTTGGAAGCGGGGTGAAGGCTAGCATACTTTCCACCCTGACATCGAAAATAATCTCCACCATGCTTGCGGCGGGGCTTCCCCTTGAAGACTGCGTTTCGACTATCGCGGGCACACTGCCGATATGTTCGGTGAGGGGAGTTGCATACTCTACTTTCACGATAATCCACATCATAAATAATGAAACTGCTGTGCTTATACAGTATGATAATCCTCTGAGCATACTTATACGCAATGAAAAGGTGTACGACTATCCCAAGACGGAGATGAACATTGGCGGCAAGAAGATATACCGCTCTGAGATAAGGTTACAGGAGAATGATCTTATCATATCCATGAGCGACGGCTGTCCTCATGCAGGCATAGGTATGGCATATAATTTCGGATGGAAGCGAGAAGATATCGCGTCTTTTATGGAAATGCTGGCACCTGTGGGGTATACAGCAAAAACTCTATCAACTATACTTGTGGATGAGTGCGACAATCTATACGGACATGAGCCGGGTGATGATACTACTGCCTGCGTTGTCCGTATACGCCGCCGCGTTCCGATGAATATACTTTTTGGTCCTCCATCAAATAAAGACGATTGTGACAGGATGATGAGTCTGTTTTTCTCGAAAGAGGGCAAGCATATAATCTGCGGTGGAACGACCTCGACCATAGCTTCCCGGTGGCTGAAAAAACCGCTGGTGGCAAGTCTTAGCTTTGAACACAGCGACGTACCGCCCATTGCGACTATCGAGGGTGTTGACCTTGTGACCGAGGGTGTTATCACAGTCAACCGCGTGCTTGAATATGCAAAGGATCATATCGGCGAAAATCTGTTATACGAAAAATGGAGCCACGGCAGGGACGGAGCGTCTCTTATCAGCAGGATGCTTTTTGAGGAAGCTACCGATATTAATTTCTATGTTGGCAGGGCTATAAATCCTGCGCATCAGAATCCCGATCTGCCGATAAATTTCAACATCAAGATGAACCTTGTGCAGGAACTCTCAAAGGCTCTGGGCAAGATGGGAAAACGCATCAAGGTTAGCTATTTTTAA
- a CDS encoding [Fe-Fe] hydrogenase large subunit C-terminal domain-containing protein: MSSCLTLKKSNCKNCYKCIRHCPVKSIRFSGNQAHIIEQECILCGQCVVVCPQDAKQIVDESEKVRVLLQSGSPVVVSLAPSFIANYHGAGIEQMRDALKKLGFYDVEETAVGATHVKREYERILKEENRDVVISSCCHSVNLLIQKYFPDLLPMLADVISPMQAHCADIKRRIPDAKTVFIGPCVSKKDEAQHYGDTVDAVLTFEELSVWLKEENIEIERSFSADEHSRARFFPTAGGILKTMDCDLPDYTYIAIDGIEKCISVLRELEKGSIHKCFIEMSACNGSCIGGPVMENARYTPIEDQMLIAGYAGSKDYEVEQPDILYMKKQFSLIDLGHAQPTESEIRQILAQMGKFDTSDELNCGSCGYNTCREKAIAIYQGKADISMCLPFLKDKAESFSDTIVRNIPNGIIVLNDSLEVQQINSAAMEMMNIRYASDVLGDQVVRILDPKVFMEVKRTGKGVYNERIFLTEYQRYAERTIVLDRESKMLICIMRDVTDEENARSKKEEISRNTIEVADKVIDKQMRIVQEIASLLGETTAETKIALSKLKESIQDE; the protein is encoded by the coding sequence ATGAGCAGCTGTTTAACATTAAAAAAATCAAATTGTAAAAACTGCTATAAATGCATCAGACACTGCCCTGTCAAGTCTATAAGATTTTCGGGCAACCAGGCGCACATCATCGAACAGGAGTGCATATTGTGCGGTCAGTGCGTAGTAGTCTGTCCCCAGGATGCAAAGCAGATAGTTGATGAATCTGAAAAGGTAAGGGTACTTTTACAAAGCGGTTCTCCTGTAGTTGTGAGCCTTGCACCGTCATTCATTGCAAATTATCACGGGGCGGGCATAGAACAGATGCGTGATGCACTTAAAAAACTTGGTTTTTATGATGTTGAAGAAACAGCTGTAGGCGCGACCCATGTAAAGCGTGAATATGAGCGGATACTAAAAGAAGAAAACAGGGACGTTGTGATATCGTCCTGCTGCCATTCGGTAAACCTGCTGATACAGAAGTACTTCCCCGATCTTCTGCCCATGCTTGCTGACGTTATATCTCCGATGCAGGCGCACTGTGCAGATATCAAAAGGCGTATCCCCGATGCAAAGACTGTCTTCATAGGTCCGTGTGTTTCCAAAAAGGACGAAGCCCAGCATTATGGCGATACAGTCGATGCTGTGCTCACCTTTGAGGAACTTTCAGTCTGGCTGAAAGAAGAGAATATCGAGATAGAACGCAGTTTTTCTGCCGATGAACACAGCCGTGCAAGATTTTTCCCGACAGCGGGTGGTATACTCAAAACCATGGATTGCGATTTGCCTGATTACACATATATCGCGATAGACGGCATTGAAAAGTGCATATCCGTTCTGCGTGAGCTTGAAAAGGGAAGTATACATAAATGCTTCATTGAGATGTCAGCCTGCAACGGAAGCTGTATAGGCGGCCCTGTTATGGAGAATGCTCGGTATACTCCTATTGAAGACCAGATGCTGATAGCAGGATATGCAGGCTCAAAGGATTATGAAGTTGAACAGCCTGATATACTGTACATGAAAAAGCAATTCTCCTTGATAGATCTCGGGCATGCACAGCCAACTGAATCGGAGATACGTCAGATACTGGCGCAGATGGGCAAGTTCGATACTTCCGATGAACTCAACTGCGGTTCCTGTGGATACAATACCTGCCGTGAGAAAGCGATAGCGATATATCAGGGCAAAGCAGATATATCCATGTGCCTGCCTTTCCTGAAAGACAAGGCAGAGAGTTTCTCGGATACCATAGTCAGGAATATTCCCAACGGTATCATAGTGCTTAACGATTCACTGGAGGTACAGCAGATAAACTCCGCTGCTATGGAGATGATGAATATACGTTACGCATCCGATGTTCTGGGAGATCAGGTGGTGCGGATACTCGACCCGAAGGTATTTATGGAAGTAAAGCGGACAGGCAAAGGTGTATATAACGAAAGGATATTCCTGACCGAATACCAGAGATATGCCGAGCGCACCATCGTGCTTGACCGCGAGAGCAAAATGCTCATATGTATCATGCGTGATGTTACCGATGAGGAGAACGCACGCAGTAAAAAGGAAGAGATAAGCCGCAATACTATTGAAGTGGCTGATAAGGTTATTGATAAGCAGATGAGGATAGTTCAGGAGATAGCGTCGCTTCTCGGAGAAACTACTGCTGAAACGAAGATAGCGCTATCAAAACTCAAGGAGTCGATACAGGATGAATAA
- a CDS encoding (2Fe-2S) ferredoxin domain-containing protein — translation MIIQICVGSSCHLKGSENMIELLKQAIATHDLENEITLAGSFCAGRCNRVGVTVTVDDEVYTGVTPEGFSEFFQKAVMSRIGK, via the coding sequence ATGATCATTCAGATATGTGTCGGCTCATCATGTCATCTGAAAGGTTCGGAGAATATGATCGAGCTGCTGAAACAGGCGATAGCGACTCATGATCTTGAAAACGAAATTACACTTGCCGGCAGTTTCTGTGCCGGCAGATGTAATCGCGTGGGTGTGACTGTCACTGTAGACGATGAAGTATACACAGGTGTGACCCCCGAGGGGTTCTCCGAGTTTTTTCAGAAAGCTGTAATGAGCCGTATAGGAAAGTGA
- a CDS encoding (2Fe-2S) ferredoxin domain-containing protein has translation MKVTVCIGSSCHLKGSRQVVEQLQYLIAEENLGDKIKLGGTFCMGKCQQGVCVTVDDVFYSVTPETVGEFFEKEIKQKV, from the coding sequence ATGAAGGTAACTGTATGTATTGGTTCTTCCTGCCATCTGAAAGGCTCGCGTCAGGTTGTCGAGCAGCTTCAGTATCTTATCGCAGAAGAAAACTTAGGTGACAAGATAAAGCTTGGCGGAACATTCTGCATGGGCAAATGTCAGCAGGGTGTATGTGTAACTGTTGATGATGTGTTCTACTCGGTAACTCCCGAAACGGTCGGAGAGTTCTTCGAGAAAGAGATCAAGCAGAAGGTATAG
- a CDS encoding phosphotransferase family protein, producing MNLDRVIAVRNTKTVYRDGDKCIKVFNDTYKKSEVLNEALNQSMVEETGINMPRLKEVLMIDGKWSIVSEYINGKTLAQMMEEEPEKKREYIEKLVDIQLDIHSRTCPMLRKLKDKMNSKISQTDLNATTRYDLHTRLEGMPKHYKLCHGDFNPSNVIITEDGTPYIIDWAHATQGNASADAARTYLCFWLDGDIEGADMYLDIFCEKSNTAKQYVQKWMPIVAASQSVKGNAKEREFLLSWVDVVDYM from the coding sequence ATGAATCTGGATCGTGTAATAGCTGTCAGAAATACCAAGACGGTGTATCGTGACGGTGATAAGTGTATAAAAGTATTCAATGATACTTACAAGAAGTCTGAGGTGCTCAACGAGGCACTGAATCAATCCATGGTTGAAGAAACAGGCATAAATATGCCACGCCTGAAAGAGGTTCTTATGATAGACGGCAAATGGTCTATCGTTTCTGAATATATAAACGGCAAGACCCTTGCACAGATGATGGAAGAAGAACCCGAAAAGAAGAGAGAGTACATCGAAAAGCTGGTAGATATCCAGCTTGATATACACTCCAGAACCTGTCCCATGCTGAGAAAGCTGAAAGACAAGATGAACAGCAAGATAAGTCAGACTGACCTCAATGCAACAACAAGATATGATCTTCATACACGCCTTGAAGGTATGCCCAAGCACTACAAGCTCTGCCACGGTGACTTCAATCCCTCAAATGTAATAATTACTGAGGACGGAACTCCCTATATCATCGACTGGGCACACGCTACACAGGGCAATGCTTCTGCTGATGCAGCAAGAACGTATCTCTGCTTCTGGCTGGACGGAGATATTGAGGGCGCAGATATGTATCTCGATATATTCTGCGAGAAGAGCAATACCGCCAAGCAGTACGTTCAGAAGTGGATGCCTATCGTTGCGGCTTCGCAGTCGGTAAAGGGCAATGCCAAAGAGCGTGAGTTCCTGCTTTCGTGGGTAGATGTTGTAGACTATATGTAA